From a single Pyxidicoccus xibeiensis genomic region:
- a CDS encoding imidazoleglycerol-phosphate dehydratase translates to MTTVTRETKETKIHVELALGKGVTQVDTGLKFFDHMLATFARYAGLDMKLHARGDLTHHLMEDVAITLGTAVQRVIPATAARFAERTIPMDDALVQACLDAGGRFYYQGPLKNRLYEHWMRSFSEHAKVTLHLRVLRGKDSHHATEAAFKALGLALRDAMVDSGTVFSMKGSVALEVK, encoded by the coding sequence ATGACCACCGTCACTCGAGAGACGAAAGAGACGAAGATCCACGTCGAGCTGGCCCTCGGCAAGGGCGTCACGCAGGTGGACACGGGCCTGAAGTTCTTCGACCACATGCTGGCCACCTTCGCGCGCTACGCAGGGTTGGACATGAAGCTGCACGCGCGGGGAGACCTCACGCACCACCTGATGGAGGACGTGGCGATTACGCTGGGCACGGCGGTGCAGCGGGTGATTCCCGCCACGGCGGCGCGCTTCGCGGAGCGGACCATCCCCATGGACGACGCGCTGGTGCAGGCGTGCCTGGATGCGGGCGGGCGCTTCTACTACCAGGGCCCGCTGAAGAACCGGCTCTACGAGCACTGGATGCGCTCGTTCAGCGAGCACGCGAAGGTGACGCTGCACCTGCGGGTGCTGCGCGGCAAGGACAGCCACCACGCGACGGAGGCCGCCTTCAAGGCGCTGGGCCTCGCGCTGCGGGACGCCATGGTGGACTCGGGCACGGTGTTCAGCATGAAGGGCTCTGTCGCCCTGGAGGTGAAGTGA
- the hisF gene encoding imidazole glycerol phosphate synthase subunit HisF, protein MLTRRLIVCLDVKGGRVVKGVQFEGLRDVGDPVELARRYEQEGADEVTFLDISASAEERGTLWDLVQRTAERLFIPLTVGGGVRTVDDVGRALRAGADKVSINSAAVANPALLTACAERFGAQCVVASIDAKREGDRWRVYTHGGRKPTDLDAVAWARDCVARGAGEVLLTSIDRDGARSGYDLELTRAVADAVDVPVIASGGAGSAAHVRDALTGGGADAALVAGILHDGVTTVGAIKSLLREGGLHIRSGT, encoded by the coding sequence ATGCTCACCCGGCGACTCATCGTCTGCCTGGACGTGAAGGGCGGGCGCGTGGTGAAGGGCGTGCAGTTCGAGGGCCTGCGCGACGTGGGCGACCCGGTGGAGTTGGCCCGGCGCTACGAGCAGGAGGGCGCGGACGAGGTGACGTTCCTGGACATCTCCGCCAGCGCCGAGGAGCGCGGCACCCTGTGGGACCTGGTGCAGCGCACCGCGGAACGACTGTTCATTCCGCTCACCGTGGGCGGCGGCGTGCGCACGGTGGACGACGTGGGCCGGGCGCTGCGGGCGGGCGCGGACAAGGTGAGCATCAACTCGGCGGCGGTGGCCAACCCCGCGCTCCTGACGGCCTGCGCGGAGCGCTTCGGCGCGCAGTGCGTGGTGGCCAGCATCGACGCGAAGCGGGAGGGCGACCGGTGGCGCGTCTATACCCACGGCGGGCGCAAGCCCACGGACCTGGACGCGGTGGCCTGGGCCAGGGACTGCGTGGCGCGCGGGGCAGGGGAGGTGCTCCTCACCAGCATCGACCGTGACGGGGCGCGCTCCGGCTATGACCTGGAGTTGACGCGGGCCGTGGCGGACGCGGTGGACGTGCCCGTCATTGCCTCGGGAGGGGCGGGCAGCGCGGCGCACGTGCGGGATGCCCTGACGGGCGGCGGGGCGGACGCGGCGCTGGTGGCGGGCATCCTCCACGACGGCGTCACCACGGTGGGCGCCATCAAGTCGCTGCTGCGCGAGGGCGGCCTCCACATCCGGAGCGGGACATGA